In one Lycorma delicatula isolate Av1 chromosome 5, ASM4794821v1, whole genome shotgun sequence genomic region, the following are encoded:
- the LOC142325838 gene encoding uncharacterized protein LOC142325838 yields the protein MDITYFFSTKAYYDSFLSTSMTGTMYIYATIYRQNREISRSTDFDSSTSRIVDSSTVRHVKKVLNVKGNVDFLKVFEANLEMKNLKKISQKITIYFVVNLIKTVMKGN from the exons AtggatattacatatttttttagcaCGAAAG CATATTATGATAGTTTTCTGTCGACAAGTATGACTGGCACAATGTATATTTATGCCACAATATATCGTCAAAATAGAGAAATTTCTAGATCAACCGATTTTGATAGTAGTACTTCCAGAATAGTGGACAGTAGTACCGTAAGACatgtaaaaaaggttttgaacGTTAAGggaaatgttgattttttaaaagtttttgaagcCAATCttgaaatgaagaatttaaaaaaaatatcacaaaaaataactatttattttgttgttaatttaatcaAAACTGTTATGaagggaaattaa